One Erythrobacter sp. SDW2 genomic region harbors:
- a CDS encoding type II toxin-antitoxin system RatA family toxin, which yields MPGIRETRHLPYTPEQMYDLVADVGRYAEFLPWVIATRVRSDSETEMVADMVVGFKNLRERFTSRVEKQRPEFLRVHYIDGPLRDLDNMWRFAPYGEQSCTVDFSVEFSFKNRVFEAIAGQYFDRAFRRMVEAFEARAATLYGSSKSSAASVA from the coding sequence ATGCCCGGCATTCGGGAAACCCGGCACCTGCCCTACACGCCAGAGCAGATGTACGACCTGGTGGCCGACGTCGGGCGCTATGCCGAGTTCCTGCCGTGGGTGATCGCGACGCGCGTGCGCAGCGACAGCGAGACCGAAATGGTTGCCGACATGGTTGTCGGGTTCAAGAACCTGCGTGAACGCTTCACCTCGCGGGTGGAGAAGCAGCGCCCCGAATTCCTGCGGGTTCACTATATCGACGGGCCGCTGCGCGATCTCGACAACATGTGGCGCTTTGCCCCTTACGGAGAGCAGAGCTGCACGGTCGATTTCTCCGTCGAGTTCAGCTTCAAGAACCGGGTGTTCGAAGCCATCGCGGGACAGTATTTCGATCGAGCGTTTCGCCGCATGGTCGAAGCCTTCGAAGCCCGTGCGGCAACGCTTTACGGCAGCAGCAAGTCCAGCGCAGCCAGCGTCGCCTGA
- a CDS encoding carbonic anhydrase, producing the protein MPEFAHLLEGYRRFRREGYPQQRARFDRLSTEGQSPQLMIIACSDSRVDPSQIFDVDPGEIFVVRNVAALVPPYETTPGHHGVSAAIEFAVQMLQVKQIVVMGHGMCGGCKAALTESFHGASHGEGAFIADWISMLDDARVPVTEQFGTEGREAERAMELAAVRLSLRNLLTFPWLKAKVDAGSLKMQGAFFAISEGVLYHLDSDMDEFVAVE; encoded by the coding sequence ATGCCCGAATTCGCCCATCTGCTCGAAGGATATCGCCGGTTCCGGCGCGAAGGCTATCCGCAACAGCGGGCCCGCTTTGACCGACTGTCGACCGAGGGGCAATCGCCGCAGCTGATGATCATCGCCTGCAGCGACAGCCGGGTCGATCCCTCGCAGATCTTCGACGTCGATCCCGGCGAAATCTTCGTTGTCCGCAACGTCGCGGCTTTGGTTCCGCCTTATGAAACAACCCCCGGTCACCACGGTGTCTCGGCCGCGATCGAGTTTGCGGTGCAGATGCTGCAAGTGAAACAGATCGTGGTCATGGGCCACGGCATGTGCGGCGGCTGCAAAGCCGCGCTGACGGAGAGCTTTCATGGTGCCAGCCATGGCGAAGGTGCGTTCATCGCCGACTGGATCTCCATGCTCGACGATGCACGCGTGCCGGTCACCGAGCAATTTGGCACCGAAGGGCGCGAAGCTGAGCGGGCCATGGAACTCGCCGCTGTCCGCCTTAGCCTCCGCAACCTGCTCACTTTCCCTTGGCTCAAGGCAAAGGTCGACGCTGGTTCACTGAAGATGCAGGGTGCCTTCTTCGCAATCTCGGAAGGCGTGCTTTACCACCTTGACAGTGACATGGACGAATTCGTGGCTGTCGAATAG
- a CDS encoding tetratricopeptide repeat protein — MRFINRTSNRPGTSVALAVALLCGTALGAVALEAPAYAQKDKKEKKAAAPKLSKGFEKVYGPIVPLVNSPVPDEAALRGAIPALLAAVETADDKDAAGNVLLSIGGKFDDYALQLQGLEMMIESGKNADRIGQLYYNGFLLNSNLGNMDAAREWGRKAADAGYSFEGRLTDGTTKTVNAGDIRVMTIETYFDEDRYEEGLAELYGWVKALDEAGQPIQENWLRKGFATAFNNQMGQQTAEFGALLLKHYPSPNVWADAVVGQISFMDYDDAAILDVLRLARRTGVLSPERIDTSAFEADRVETMREQIERLYIGYAEESNEILFPNEVNSVLKEGIAKGVLNESDVTVSDVLKATAERIADNRGGMADLERDARTGSKLLTVVAAAESFFDIGDYAKAEEFYAKALTLPGVDKPVTLTRLGIAQIEQGKYDQARANFAMVEGTRQPLAELWTAYAAEKAAGM; from the coding sequence ATGCGTTTCATCAATCGCACCTCCAATCGCCCGGGCACCTCGGTAGCCTTGGCTGTCGCCCTGCTTTGCGGCACTGCGCTCGGCGCGGTCGCGCTCGAAGCGCCTGCCTATGCCCAGAAGGACAAGAAGGAAAAGAAGGCCGCTGCGCCCAAGCTCTCCAAGGGATTCGAGAAGGTTTACGGGCCGATCGTTCCGCTGGTGAACTCGCCTGTTCCGGACGAAGCCGCCCTGCGCGGCGCAATCCCCGCGCTGCTGGCTGCGGTCGAAACCGCTGACGACAAGGATGCGGCCGGCAACGTTCTGCTCAGCATTGGCGGCAAGTTCGATGACTATGCTCTCCAGCTTCAGGGCCTGGAGATGATGATCGAGAGCGGCAAGAATGCCGATCGCATCGGCCAGCTGTATTACAATGGTTTCCTGCTCAATTCGAACCTCGGCAACATGGACGCCGCGCGCGAGTGGGGCAGGAAGGCAGCAGATGCCGGTTACAGCTTCGAGGGCCGCCTGACCGATGGCACGACCAAGACCGTCAATGCCGGCGATATCCGGGTCATGACGATCGAAACCTATTTCGACGAGGATCGCTATGAGGAAGGATTGGCCGAGCTTTATGGTTGGGTGAAGGCGCTCGACGAAGCCGGACAACCGATCCAGGAAAACTGGCTGCGCAAGGGCTTTGCCACGGCGTTCAACAACCAGATGGGCCAGCAGACCGCCGAGTTTGGTGCTCTCCTGCTCAAGCACTATCCATCGCCCAATGTTTGGGCCGATGCGGTTGTGGGCCAGATCAGCTTCATGGACTACGACGATGCGGCGATCCTCGATGTCCTGCGACTTGCTCGCCGCACCGGCGTGCTCTCGCCCGAGCGGATCGACACCTCGGCCTTTGAAGCAGATCGGGTCGAAACCATGCGCGAGCAGATCGAACGGCTTTACATCGGCTATGCCGAGGAATCGAACGAGATCCTGTTCCCGAACGAAGTGAATTCGGTGCTCAAGGAAGGCATTGCCAAGGGCGTCCTCAACGAGTCCGACGTCACCGTTTCGGATGTGCTGAAAGCAACGGCTGAGCGTATTGCCGACAACCGGGGCGGCATGGCCGATCTCGAGCGCGACGCTCGTACCGGCAGCAAGCTGCTGACCGTCGTTGCAGCGGCCGAATCATTTTTCGACATTGGCGACTATGCCAAGGCCGAAGAGTTCTATGCCAAGGCCCTGACCCTGCCGGGCGTCGACAAGCCGGTCACACTGACCCGCCTCGGCATCGCCCAGATCGAACAGGGCAAGTATGACCAAGCCAGAGCCAATTTCGCTATGGTGGAAGGTACTCGTCAGCCACTGGCCGAGCTTTGGACCGCCTACGCGGCCGAAAAGGCCGCAGGCATGTAA
- a CDS encoding NYN domain-containing protein yields MTEIGAKNIALLIDADNVNPAGIDPVLTVLAELGQVNIRRAYGNWAKDALKRWGDITNRFGIRPHQQFDLTRGKNATDMAMSIDAVDLLYQGKVDGFGIMSSDSDFTPLVTRLRQDGLPVYCFGDAKTPMALKTACTRFIDVDKLIGNDSKDDAPGKDAAPVASHDNTVDEELITLLGNAWKAARRDESGFARLHEVGQIAGNRSSFDVRNYGFKRLSELVKSLDRFELKRGENNQLYVKRLR; encoded by the coding sequence ATGACCGAAATCGGCGCCAAGAATATCGCCCTGCTGATCGATGCAGACAATGTGAACCCGGCCGGGATCGACCCTGTGCTGACGGTTCTGGCCGAACTGGGCCAGGTCAATATCCGCCGCGCCTATGGCAACTGGGCCAAGGATGCGCTCAAGCGCTGGGGTGACATCACCAACCGCTTCGGTATCCGCCCGCACCAGCAATTCGACCTGACCCGGGGCAAGAACGCCACCGATATGGCCATGTCGATAGACGCCGTGGACCTCCTCTATCAGGGCAAGGTCGATGGCTTCGGTATCATGAGCTCCGACAGCGATTTCACGCCGCTCGTTACCCGCCTGCGCCAGGACGGACTGCCGGTCTATTGCTTCGGCGATGCCAAGACGCCGATGGCGCTCAAGACGGCCTGCACCCGCTTCATCGATGTCGACAAGCTGATCGGAAACGACAGCAAGGACGATGCTCCGGGCAAGGATGCGGCCCCAGTTGCAAGTCACGACAACACCGTCGATGAGGAGCTTATCACCCTGCTTGGCAACGCGTGGAAAGCGGCGCGGCGGGACGAGAGCGGCTTCGCCCGCCTCCACGAAGTCGGCCAGATTGCCGGCAACCGCTCCAGCTTCGACGTGCGCAATTACGGCTTCAAGCGATTGTCGGAGCTCGTCAAATCGCTCGACCGTTTCGAGTTGAAGCGGGGCGAGAACAACCAGCTGTACGTCAAGCGATTACGATAG
- a CDS encoding TauD/TfdA family dioxygenase: MIVEPSGQACGATIRGIDLSGPLDDALVAAIRAEWLRHRVLAFADQAMNDDALERFTLAMGGFGFDPFFEPIPGRKNIAAILREPDEKAPIFAESWHSDWSFLPRPPAGTCLMAIEVPPTGGDTLFADQVAAFAALPEQRKAYLRSLTAIHSAALAYAPDGTYGEKDQALGRSMAIRPDDSAREHFAHPLVNLHPETGEEALFSTMGYIVGIEGMVLLWDNRAVLHKATGGYEGHRRELHRTTVAAPG; this comes from the coding sequence ATGATCGTCGAGCCAAGCGGACAAGCCTGCGGTGCCACCATCCGGGGCATCGACCTGTCCGGCCCGCTCGACGACGCGCTGGTGGCGGCGATCCGGGCCGAATGGCTGAGGCACCGCGTGCTCGCCTTCGCCGATCAGGCGATGAACGATGACGCGCTCGAACGCTTCACCCTCGCCATGGGCGGGTTCGGCTTCGACCCGTTCTTCGAGCCGATCCCCGGCCGTAAGAATATCGCGGCGATCCTGCGCGAACCCGACGAAAAGGCGCCGATCTTCGCCGAAAGCTGGCACAGCGACTGGAGCTTCCTGCCCAGGCCGCCGGCCGGAACCTGCCTGATGGCGATCGAGGTCCCGCCTACCGGCGGCGACACGCTGTTCGCCGACCAGGTCGCCGCCTTCGCCGCCCTGCCGGAGCAGCGGAAGGCCTATCTGCGCTCGCTCACCGCGATCCACAGCGCCGCGCTCGCCTATGCCCCCGACGGGACCTATGGCGAGAAGGACCAGGCACTTGGCCGCTCGATGGCAATCCGCCCCGATGACAGCGCGCGGGAACACTTCGCCCACCCACTCGTCAACCTGCATCCCGAAACGGGCGAGGAAGCGCTGTTCTCGACCATGGGCTATATTGTCGGCATCGAGGGCATGGTGCTGCTGTGGGACAATCGCGCGGTCCTGCACAAGGCGACCGGCGGCTACGAAGGCCACCGCCGCGAACTGCACCGCACGACGGTCGCTGCGCCGGGCTGA
- the gyrA gene encoding DNA gyrase subunit A, which yields MSDETETLSPPSPMGEYERIDIVDEMKTSYLDYAMSVIVSRALPDVRDGLKPVHRRILFASQEGGFVAGRPYRKSAKIVGDVMGNYHPHGDSAIYDALARMTQDWSLRVPLIDGQGNFGSMDPDPPASMRYTEARLARVANSLLDDLDKDTVDFTDNYDGSRKEPTVLPARFPNLLVNGAGGIAVGMATNIPPHNLGEVLDGCLAFIDNPGITSEELMQFIPGPDFPTAPLILGQSGARAAYTTGRGSILMRARHEIETGRNDRTSIVLTSIPYQVGKNGLVEKIAEAAKDKRIEGISDIRDESSREGVRVVVDLKRDASPEVVLNQIWRYTPAQASFPANMLAIKGGRPEVLTLRDIVQAFIAFREEVITRRTKFELAKARDRAHILLGLVVAVSNLDEVVAMIRGSSNPAQAREKLLTKEWPIGDIAQYIKLVEAIEPTADQTGGTYRLSERQVKAILDLRLHRLTALGRDEIGDELKELSLAIEEYLSILADRVKLYGVMRDELTEIRASYATPRVSEIAPAWDGIEDEDLIEREEMVVTVTHGGYIKRTPLATFRAQARGGKGRSGMATKDEDAVVELFVTSTHNPVLFFTNLGRVYRLKVWKLPEGGPQTKGRPMVNLLPLGEDERVTNVLPLPEDENEWGKLNIVFATEQGMVRRNSMDAFANVPTAGKYAMGFVEGSGDRLIGVELLTEEQEIFLASDGGKAIRFSATDARETKSRTGIGVRGMTLKEGQKVVSLAVLNPGERDTDVRDAYLRAAPWKENDAEPSLDAAKVTELAEAEEFILTITANGYGKISSAYEYRTIGRGGQGLTNIGTPESNPERNGPVVASFPVRHGSQLMLVTDQAKLIRLPIDLRHRLTGEDPGGFRIIGRGSAGVRIFNVADDEHVVGAALIDESEEPENEAEEAVADELSDRAAQETVPYTPPQSDDDIGAEQEE from the coding sequence TTGAGCGACGAAACAGAAACCCTTTCCCCGCCCTCGCCCATGGGTGAGTACGAACGCATCGACATCGTCGATGAAATGAAGACGAGCTACCTCGATTACGCGATGAGCGTGATCGTGAGTCGCGCGCTGCCCGATGTGCGCGATGGTTTGAAGCCGGTCCACCGGCGCATTCTCTTTGCCAGCCAGGAAGGCGGTTTCGTCGCCGGGCGGCCCTATCGCAAGAGCGCCAAGATCGTCGGCGACGTCATGGGCAATTACCACCCGCATGGCGACAGCGCGATCTACGACGCGCTGGCCCGCATGACGCAGGACTGGTCGCTGCGGGTGCCCTTGATCGACGGCCAGGGCAATTTCGGTTCGATGGACCCCGATCCGCCGGCCTCGATGCGCTACACCGAAGCGCGGCTTGCCCGGGTCGCGAATTCGCTGCTCGACGATCTCGACAAGGATACAGTCGATTTCACCGACAACTACGACGGTTCGCGCAAGGAGCCGACCGTCCTTCCTGCCCGCTTCCCCAACCTGCTGGTCAACGGCGCCGGCGGGATCGCGGTCGGGATGGCGACCAACATTCCGCCGCACAATCTGGGCGAAGTGCTCGACGGCTGCCTCGCCTTCATCGACAATCCCGGCATCACCAGCGAAGAGTTGATGCAGTTCATTCCCGGTCCGGATTTCCCGACCGCGCCGCTGATCCTCGGCCAGTCGGGCGCGCGCGCCGCCTATACCACCGGGCGCGGGTCGATCCTGATGCGGGCGCGGCACGAGATCGAGACCGGGCGCAACGATCGCACCTCGATCGTGCTGACCAGCATTCCGTATCAGGTCGGCAAGAACGGCCTGGTCGAGAAGATCGCCGAGGCGGCCAAGGACAAGCGGATCGAGGGCATTTCCGACATCCGCGACGAATCGAGCCGCGAAGGCGTGCGCGTGGTCGTGGACCTCAAGCGCGATGCCTCGCCCGAGGTCGTGCTCAACCAGATCTGGCGCTACACCCCGGCCCAGGCCAGCTTCCCCGCCAATATGCTGGCGATCAAGGGCGGCCGCCCGGAAGTTCTGACCCTGCGCGACATCGTGCAGGCTTTCATCGCCTTCCGCGAAGAGGTCATCACCCGCCGCACCAAGTTCGAGCTCGCCAAGGCGCGTGACCGGGCGCACATCTTGCTCGGGCTGGTGGTCGCGGTCTCCAACCTGGACGAAGTCGTGGCGATGATCCGCGGCTCGTCGAACCCGGCACAGGCGCGCGAGAAGCTCCTGACCAAGGAATGGCCGATCGGCGACATCGCCCAGTATATCAAGCTGGTCGAAGCGATCGAGCCGACCGCCGACCAGACCGGCGGCACCTATCGCCTCAGCGAGCGTCAGGTGAAGGCGATCCTCGACCTGCGCCTGCACCGCCTCACGGCGCTGGGCCGCGACGAGATCGGCGACGAGCTTAAGGAACTGAGCCTGGCGATCGAGGAATATCTCTCGATCCTCGCCGATCGCGTGAAGCTTTATGGCGTGATGCGCGACGAGCTGACGGAGATCCGCGCCAGCTATGCCACGCCGCGCGTCTCCGAGATCGCTCCTGCCTGGGACGGGATCGAGGACGAGGACCTGATCGAGCGCGAGGAGATGGTCGTCACCGTCACCCACGGCGGCTATATCAAGCGTACCCCGCTCGCGACCTTCCGCGCGCAGGCCCGCGGCGGCAAGGGCCGCAGCGGCATGGCGACCAAGGACGAGGATGCGGTCGTCGAACTGTTCGTCACCAGCACCCACAACCCGGTGCTGTTCTTCACCAATCTCGGCCGGGTCTACCGCCTCAAGGTGTGGAAGCTGCCCGAAGGCGGGCCGCAGACCAAAGGCCGCCCGATGGTCAACCTGCTGCCGCTGGGCGAGGACGAACGCGTCACCAACGTGCTGCCCCTGCCCGAAGACGAGAACGAGTGGGGCAAGCTCAACATCGTCTTCGCGACCGAGCAGGGCATGGTACGTCGCAACTCGATGGATGCCTTCGCCAATGTGCCGACGGCCGGCAAATACGCGATGGGCTTTGTCGAGGGTTCGGGTGACCGGCTGATCGGTGTCGAATTGCTGACCGAGGAGCAGGAAATCTTCCTCGCCTCGGACGGCGGCAAGGCGATCCGCTTCTCCGCCACCGATGCGCGTGAAACCAAGAGCAGGACCGGCATCGGGGTGCGCGGGATGACGCTCAAGGAAGGGCAGAAGGTCGTCTCGCTGGCGGTCCTCAATCCGGGTGAGCGCGACACCGACGTACGCGACGCCTATCTGCGCGCCGCGCCGTGGAAGGAGAACGACGCAGAGCCTTCGCTGGATGCAGCCAAGGTCACCGAATTGGCCGAGGCAGAGGAATTCATCCTCACCATCACCGCCAATGGCTATGGCAAGATCAGCTCCGCTTATGAATACCGTACCATCGGTCGCGGCGGCCAGGGGCTGACCAATATCGGCACGCCTGAAAGCAACCCGGAGCGCAACGGCCCGGTTGTCGCCAGCTTCCCGGTCCGCCACGGTTCGCAGCTGATGCTGGTGACCGACCAGGCCAAACTGATCCGCCTGCCGATCGACTTGCGGCATAGGCTAACCGGGGAAGACCCGGGCGGATTCCGCATTATCGGACGCGGCTCGGCCGGGGTGCGCATCTTCAACGTCGCCGATGACGAGCACGTTGTCGGCGCAGCTCTGATCGACGAGAGCGAGGAGCCGGAGAACGAAGCCGAAGAGGCGGTGGCGGATGAACTGTCCGACCGTGCGGCGCAGGAAACCGTGCCCTACACTCCGCCGCAATCGGACGACGACATCGGGGCCGAACAGGAGGAATAG
- a CDS encoding lysoplasmalogenase, with protein MSHHALIEERPWLLASIVAAVAFYLLRDNAVGGIQLMALKGAGVALLAVYAFRRGVGTNGLLLTTYLAFGALGDVLIEISITYGGAAFFAGHMAAIALFLRNRREAPTGSQRAAGAALVLLTPVLCWLLSGSYEVGLYGLALGGMAAGAWMSRFPRYRVGIGAVLFVISDLLIFSEMGSINLAPLPHYLIWPLYYVGQLLIAVGVVQTLLADRLATAWQR; from the coding sequence ATGTCACATCACGCCCTGATCGAGGAACGGCCCTGGCTGCTGGCGAGCATAGTCGCCGCGGTGGCGTTCTATCTGTTGCGTGACAATGCCGTCGGCGGAATCCAGTTGATGGCGCTCAAAGGCGCAGGCGTGGCCTTGCTTGCGGTCTATGCCTTCCGTCGGGGTGTCGGGACAAACGGGCTGTTGCTGACGACCTATCTCGCATTCGGCGCGCTGGGCGACGTGCTGATCGAGATTTCGATCACCTATGGCGGCGCAGCCTTCTTTGCCGGACATATGGCGGCCATTGCGCTGTTCCTGCGCAATAGGCGCGAGGCTCCGACCGGCAGCCAGCGCGCCGCGGGGGCAGCTTTGGTGCTGCTCACCCCGGTTCTGTGCTGGCTGCTGTCGGGCAGCTACGAGGTAGGTCTCTATGGCCTTGCCTTGGGCGGGATGGCAGCAGGGGCCTGGATGAGTCGTTTCCCACGTTATCGCGTCGGCATCGGGGCGGTATTGTTCGTGATCTCCGACCTCCTCATCTTCAGCGAGATGGGCAGCATCAACCTCGCACCCTTGCCACACTACCTGATCTGGCCGCTCTACTATGTCGGACAGTTGCTGATTGCCGTGGGCGTGGTCCAGACCCTGCTGGCAGACCGACTGGCCACCGCCTGGCAGCGCTAG
- a CDS encoding EF-hand domain-containing protein, whose translation MNRLVLGAVAALLLAGIGLFWWQGRAEVEQGAPPPMPMPVETPDELPEADVSGLTGPAPPEATELTREQRRFFRYDRNRDLKITRREMLSTRTDAFRKLDTDGNNLLTFEEWAVTTVEKFEQADANDNQELTQAEFATTAPKPVKKKPTCSC comes from the coding sequence ATGAATCGCCTGGTGCTAGGGGCCGTCGCTGCATTGCTGCTGGCCGGAATCGGCCTGTTCTGGTGGCAGGGGAGGGCCGAGGTCGAGCAAGGTGCGCCGCCGCCCATGCCGATGCCCGTCGAAACACCGGACGAATTGCCCGAGGCCGATGTCAGCGGCTTGACAGGACCGGCCCCACCCGAAGCGACCGAACTCACCCGCGAGCAGCGCCGCTTCTTCCGTTATGACCGCAACCGCGATCTCAAGATCACCCGCCGCGAAATGCTTTCGACCCGGACCGATGCCTTCCGCAAGCTCGACACGGACGGCAACAACCTGCTCACCTTCGAGGAATGGGCCGTGACCACGGTTGAAAAGTTCGAGCAGGCTGATGCCAATGACAACCAGGAGCTGACCCAGGCCGAGTTTGCCACGACCGCCCCCAAGCCGGTCAAGAAGAAGCCGACGTGCAGTTGTTAG
- the lipA gene encoding lipoyl synthase, with the protein MNDLPSAPAPEGERPARQRKPDWIRVKAPVSQGYHETRKLMRELNLNTVCEEAACPNIGECWTKKHATVMILGDVCTRACAFCNVKTGMPRLVDPMEPENVAIAAGKMGLEHIVITSVDRDDLPDGGAGQFVKVIKALRRETPDTTIEILTPDFRGKMRPAVEAICEAGPDVYNHNLETVPRLYPTIRPGARYYASLRLLEEVKAHDPLIFTKSGIMLGLGEQRLEVHQVMDDMRSADVDFITMGQYLQPTPRHAHVEEFVTPKAFAAFGAIARAKGFLQVAASPLTRSSYHAGDDFAQMKAAREARLAKAKANG; encoded by the coding sequence ATGAACGACCTGCCTTCCGCACCCGCGCCCGAAGGCGAGCGGCCCGCTCGCCAGCGCAAGCCTGACTGGATCCGCGTCAAGGCGCCGGTCAGCCAGGGCTATCACGAGACCCGCAAGCTGATGCGCGAGCTCAACCTCAACACGGTGTGCGAGGAAGCGGCCTGTCCGAACATCGGCGAATGCTGGACCAAGAAGCACGCCACCGTGATGATCCTGGGCGATGTCTGCACCCGCGCCTGCGCCTTTTGCAACGTCAAGACCGGCATGCCGCGCCTGGTCGATCCGATGGAGCCAGAGAACGTCGCCATCGCGGCGGGCAAGATGGGGCTGGAACACATCGTCATCACCAGCGTCGACCGGGACGACCTGCCCGACGGCGGGGCCGGGCAATTCGTGAAGGTCATCAAGGCCCTGCGCCGCGAGACGCCGGATACCACGATCGAGATCCTCACCCCCGATTTCCGCGGCAAGATGCGCCCGGCGGTCGAAGCAATCTGCGAGGCGGGGCCCGACGTATACAACCACAACCTCGAAACCGTGCCCCGGCTCTATCCCACGATCCGGCCCGGTGCGCGCTATTACGCCTCGCTGCGCCTGCTCGAGGAAGTGAAAGCGCACGATCCGCTGATCTTCACCAAATCCGGCATCATGCTGGGGCTTGGCGAGCAGCGGCTCGAGGTCCATCAGGTGATGGACGACATGCGCAGTGCGGACGTCGATTTCATCACCATGGGGCAATATCTCCAGCCGACCCCGCGCCATGCCCATGTCGAGGAATTCGTTACCCCCAAGGCGTTTGCCGCCTTTGGCGCAATTGCCAGGGCCAAGGGCTTCCTGCAGGTCGCGGCGAGCCCGCTGACCCGGTCGAGCTATCACGCGGGCGACGACTTCGCCCAGATGAAGGCCGCGCGCGAAGCCAGGCTGGCGAAGGCGAAAGCGAACGGCTGA
- the trmFO gene encoding methylenetetrahydrofolate--tRNA-(uracil(54)-C(5))-methyltransferase (FADH(2)-oxidizing) TrmFO, whose translation MTHDVHIIGGGLAGSEAAWQLAQRGFSVRLSEMRGSGDMTPAHQTDGLAELVCSNSFRSDDSDKNAVGLLHYEMRALDSLIMRAGEMARVPAGSAMAVDRDAFSAEVQRTLMEHPKVTVVRERIDVLPEAGLTIVATGPLTAQALAESIVRATGQERLAFFDAIAPIVHRDSIDMDVCWIQSRWNKRNEASNEEGDYINCPMTKEQYLAFHRGLLDGEKTEFREWEKDTPYFDGCMPIEVMAERGVDTLRFGPMKPVGLDNPRDTTPEFPQGRWPYAVVQLRQDNKLGTLWNMVGFQTKLKYGAQVELFRTIPGLENAEFARLGGLHRNTFLNSPMVLDRQLRLKGAGHIRFAGQVTGCEGYVESSAVGLLAGMMAAAELAGQPWQGPPRTTAMGALLAHITGDAEAETYQPMNINFGLFPPLHDVGKKLRKEAYTGRAKADHARWIASLRVPA comes from the coding sequence ATGACCCATGATGTCCACATAATCGGCGGCGGGCTCGCCGGGAGCGAAGCGGCCTGGCAGTTGGCGCAGCGCGGGTTTTCCGTGCGGCTGTCAGAAATGCGCGGTTCGGGCGACATGACCCCGGCGCACCAGACCGATGGTCTGGCCGAACTGGTCTGCTCCAACAGCTTCCGCTCGGACGACAGCGACAAGAACGCCGTCGGACTGCTGCACTACGAAATGCGCGCACTCGACAGCCTGATCATGCGCGCGGGCGAAATGGCGCGGGTGCCGGCCGGCAGTGCCATGGCGGTCGACCGTGATGCTTTCTCCGCCGAAGTGCAGCGCACGCTGATGGAGCACCCCAAGGTCACCGTGGTGCGCGAACGGATCGATGTGCTGCCCGAAGCCGGTCTCACCATCGTCGCCACCGGCCCGCTGACGGCGCAGGCCCTGGCGGAGAGCATCGTCAGGGCTACCGGGCAGGAACGGCTCGCCTTCTTCGATGCCATTGCGCCGATCGTCCACCGCGACAGTATCGATATGGATGTGTGCTGGATCCAGAGCCGCTGGAACAAGCGCAACGAGGCGTCGAACGAAGAAGGCGATTACATCAACTGCCCGATGACGAAGGAGCAGTATCTCGCCTTCCACCGGGGCCTGCTCGACGGGGAGAAGACCGAATTCCGCGAGTGGGAGAAAGACACCCCCTATTTCGACGGCTGTATGCCGATCGAAGTGATGGCCGAGCGCGGGGTCGATACACTGCGCTTTGGGCCGATGAAGCCCGTCGGACTCGACAACCCGCGCGACACCACGCCCGAGTTTCCGCAAGGCCGCTGGCCCTATGCCGTGGTGCAGCTGCGGCAGGACAACAAGCTGGGCACGCTGTGGAACATGGTCGGCTTCCAGACCAAGCTCAAGTATGGCGCGCAGGTCGAACTGTTCCGGACCATTCCAGGCCTCGAGAACGCCGAGTTTGCGCGGCTCGGCGGGCTGCACCGCAACACTTTCCTCAATTCGCCGATGGTGCTCGACCGACAGCTCCGGCTGAAAGGTGCGGGGCACATCCGCTTTGCCGGGCAAGTGACGGGGTGCGAAGGCTATGTCGAAAGCTCTGCCGTCGGCCTGCTGGCGGGGATGATGGCCGCGGCCGAGCTGGCGGGTCAGCCCTGGCAAGGTCCGCCCCGCACCACAGCCATGGGCGCGCTGCTCGCGCATATCACCGGTGATGCCGAGGCCGAGACCTACCAGCCGATGAACATCAACTTCGGCCTGTTCCCGCCGCTGCACGATGTCGGCAAGAAGCTGCGCAAGGAGGCTTACACCGGTCGCGCCAAGGCTGACCACGCCAGATGGATCGCAAGTCTGCGGGTACCGGCCTGA